The following nucleotide sequence is from uncultured Draconibacterium sp..
AAATACTAACATTGCAAATTGAGCATGAATCAGACATTGGGGTAAGTCGACGCAAATCGGTGAGCCTGGCAAAACAACTTGGTTTTGATGATGTTAAAACCGGCGAGATTGCAATTATGGTAACCGAACTTGTTACCAACGTATTAAAACACGGAGGAAGAAAAGGCAAGATTTTGGTATGCGAATTAAAAACCAACGAAGGACAAAAAGCCATTGAAGTATGGTGTTGCGACTCGGGACCGGGAATACCTGATATTGAAAAAGCCATTAAAGATGGATTTTCAAATAAAGTATCTTTGGGTATAGGATTGGGCTCCATTCGTCGTTTTTCCGATGTATTCGAGATCAATCCGGAACACACTCCGTTTATCGATGATAATGTACTTAACGGATTAGAAACCTACAATACTTGTATAAGAACGCTAAAATGGGTACCAAGTAAAAAGTGGATTGGCACCAACCGTTCCATCAGTATTGGTGCAGCATCGCGAGGCAAACCCGGAGAAAAATTAAATGGCGATTGTTATGTGGTTAATCATATTTCTCCGACTAAAACAGTTGCCGCCGTTATCGACGGACTGGGACATGGCAAAGAAGCACATTTAGCCTCTCAGCTTGCACGCGAGCAAATTGTGCTAAAAGCCAACCAACCGGTAGATATGTTGCTGCAACACATGAATGCTGGTACACGAGGCACGCGCGGGTTAGTAGCTTCAATAGTTTCTATTGACACTGATAATAACAAAATGCAATTTAGCGGAATAGGAAATATTGAAGGTTTTATTGTTAGTTCAAACGAAAAAAAGAACCTGCTTTCATACGGAGGAATAATAGGGCATAATATGCGAACACCACGCGTGTTCGAATATAGTTTTTCACCCGGCGATTATATATGCCTGTCATCAGATGGAATTACATCGAGGTGGCGGCACGAAGATTTTAACTGGAAAGAACATCCGCAAAGCATAGCCGAAAATTTAATAACGAATTACGCACGAAACAATGACGACGCTACCATTCTTATCATCCGCTACGATACATAATGTGGGTACGCTTGTGGTTCAGTTCGAGTCTGACGTAGTTCGGGCAAGAAACCTGGCCTCGCTTTTGGCACAAGAAACCAAATTTGATAAAACCACATGCATTAGAATTGGTACGGCCGTATCCGAACTCAGCCGAAACATAATTGAACATGCAGGCAGAGGCACTATTGAGTTTATGCTTGCTGAACGCAAAAGTAAAAGTACGGGTATTGTTATCGTTTTTAAAGATAAAGGGAATGGTATAAACGATCTGCATCTCATTCAGTCGGGTAATTACCGCTCTAAAACCGGCATGGGCGTGGGATTAAGTGGCTCGCAGCGTTTAATGGACGAATTTGATATTAAAACCGGACCGGATACCGGAACCATAATTACAACTGCAAAATGGCTTCCACACTTTTCGCGTCAAGTGGAAGGGAAGCGCATCATAGAAATAAAAGAGGCTTTTGAGAAAACAATTGAACGTGGTGATTCAAGCATGGTCGACACTATCAATTCTCAGAACAATGAGTTGGTTTTTCTTTTGCGTAAACTGCAAGAACGCAACGATGAAATAGAGACTATGAACCAGGAACTGGAAGAGACCAACAAAGGAGTTGTTGCCCTTAACCGAGAACTGGAAGATAAGGCCATTGCCATTGAAAAAGCAAAACAGGAAGCCATTCAGGCCAACCGGGCAAAAAGTGAATTTCTTGCCAACATGAGCCACGAAATAAGAACACCGATGAATG
It contains:
- a CDS encoding ATP-binding SpoIIE family protein phosphatase gives rise to the protein MEIIREQILTLQIEHESDIGVSRRKSVSLAKQLGFDDVKTGEIAIMVTELVTNVLKHGGRKGKILVCELKTNEGQKAIEVWCCDSGPGIPDIEKAIKDGFSNKVSLGIGLGSIRRFSDVFEINPEHTPFIDDNVLNGLETYNTCIRTLKWVPSKKWIGTNRSISIGAASRGKPGEKLNGDCYVVNHISPTKTVAAVIDGLGHGKEAHLASQLAREQIVLKANQPVDMLLQHMNAGTRGTRGLVASIVSIDTDNNKMQFSGIGNIEGFIVSSNEKKNLLSYGGIIGHNMRTPRVFEYSFSPGDYICLSSDGITSRWRHEDFNWKEHPQSIAENLITNYARNNDDATILIIRYDT